A single window of Arcobacter venerupis DNA harbors:
- the modB gene encoding molybdate ABC transporter permease subunit, protein MIELLKNIEFEPFLISFKLAGITTLILFFISLPLAWFLSQSKSKLKPFFEAITALPIVLPPSVIGFYILWALSYNSPIGAFFESTFGIKLVFNFTGLIIASCFYSLPFMVQPLQGGFEGLNKNMLEASYISGKNKLTTIFKVALPNMKPALLTALIITFSHTVGEFGVVLMVGGSIPGQTKVASVAIYEFVEIMDYTNAHIYSAIMITLSFLTLLGVYIFNGKQKKVFSGFDK, encoded by the coding sequence ATGATTGAGTTATTGAAAAACATAGAATTTGAACCTTTTTTAATCTCGTTCAAATTAGCTGGTATTACAACTTTAATTCTATTTTTTATAAGTTTACCACTTGCTTGGTTTTTATCTCAATCAAAATCAAAATTAAAACCATTTTTTGAAGCAATTACAGCTCTTCCTATAGTTTTACCACCTTCTGTTATTGGGTTTTATATACTTTGGGCACTATCTTATAACTCTCCAATTGGAGCATTTTTTGAAAGTACTTTTGGAATAAAACTTGTATTTAATTTCACTGGATTAATAATTGCTAGTTGTTTTTATAGTCTGCCTTTTATGGTTCAACCTTTACAAGGTGGTTTTGAGGGTCTAAATAAAAATATGCTAGAAGCTAGTTATATCTCTGGAAAAAACAAGTTAACAACTATTTTTAAAGTTGCTCTACCAAATATGAAACCTGCATTATTAACAGCACTTATTATAACTTTTTCCCATACTGTAGGTGAATTTGGAGTTGTTTTAATGGTTGGGGGAAGTATTCCTGGACAAACAAAAGTTGCCTCAGTTGCTATTTATGAATTTGTTGAAATTATGGATTATACAAATGCCCATATTTATAGTGCAATAATGATAACACTGAGCTTCCTTACACTTTTGGGTGTTTATATTTTTAATGGAAAACAAAAAAAAGTATTTTCAGGATTTGATAAATGA
- a CDS encoding TOBE domain-containing protein, with amino-acid sequence MSQLVATIKKINNIDNLNIVEFDFSGLTLKMMSLDLSSDMQIGKKVKLLVKPSDISIAKNLNGDMSFSNQLVATIESLENGQLLSSVILKVNDVLFESIITKDSSKRMNLQKNDEVTILIKASNLSIQEIIND; translated from the coding sequence ATGAGTCAATTAGTTGCAACAATAAAAAAGATAAATAATATCGATAACTTAAATATCGTAGAGTTTGATTTTTCAGGATTAACTCTAAAAATGATGAGTTTAGATTTAAGTAGTGATATGCAAATAGGCAAAAAAGTAAAACTTTTAGTAAAACCCTCAGATATATCAATTGCAAAAAATCTAAATGGAGATATGAGTTTTTCAAATCAACTTGTTGCAACTATAGAAAGCCTAGAAAATGGGCAACTTTTAAGTAGTGTTATCTTAAAAGTTAATGATGTTCTTTTTGAAAGTATCATTACAAAAGATTCTTCAAAAAGAATGAATCTACAAAAAAACGATGAAGTTACAATTTTGATAAAAGCTAGTAACTTATCAATACAGGAAATTATAAATGATTGA
- the modA gene encoding molybdate ABC transporter substrate-binding protein, whose amino-acid sequence MMKQSGILLAGKKIILGLMVLSSTMFAGQVNIAVAANVSYVINELIAEFNKTNPDTQIQVTLGSSGKLTAQIKNGAPFNIFMSADMKFPESLYEENIAITKPVVYAQGAIAMLSSKELDFKKGIDLIKDDSISKIAIANPKTAPYGTAAIEAIKNAKIPDSIESKFVYAESISQVVTYATTAADVGFIAKSSLYDEKMSQYKENINWISVDPTLYKPIKQGIVIINNAKDNAEVKAFYDFILSEKAKKIFVDYGYLVK is encoded by the coding sequence ATGATGAAACAAAGTGGAATCCTGCTTGCAGGTAAAAAGATAATTTTAGGTTTAATGGTTTTAAGTTCAACAATGTTTGCAGGGCAAGTAAATATAGCAGTTGCAGCGAATGTTAGTTATGTAATAAATGAGTTAATTGCAGAATTTAATAAAACAAATCCTGATACACAAATACAAGTAACTTTAGGAAGTAGTGGTAAATTAACTGCACAAATTAAAAATGGAGCTCCATTTAATATCTTTATGTCTGCAGATATGAAATTCCCTGAGTCTCTTTATGAAGAAAATATAGCAATTACAAAACCTGTTGTTTATGCACAAGGTGCAATTGCAATGTTAAGTTCAAAAGAACTTGATTTCAAAAAAGGAATAGATTTAATTAAAGATGATTCAATATCAAAAATTGCTATTGCAAACCCAAAAACTGCACCATATGGAACAGCAGCTATTGAAGCTATAAAAAATGCAAAAATTCCTGATTCAATTGAGAGTAAATTTGTATATGCAGAATCAATTTCACAAGTTGTAACTTATGCAACAACTGCTGCTGATGTTGGATTTATTGCAAAATCATCATTATATGATGAAAAAATGTCTCAATATAAAGAAAATATCAACTGGATAAGTGTTGATCCAACTTTATATAAACCAATCAAACAAGGTATAGTAATCATCAATAATGCAAAAGATAATGCAGAAGTAAAAGCATTTTATGATTTTATATTAAGCGAAAAAGCGAAAAAAATATTTGTAGATTATGGATATTTAGTTAAATGA
- the nifK gene encoding nitrogenase molybdenum-iron protein subunit beta, whose translation MQDLDNIVNGQKLFLKPEYQEVLKNKKQFESSTGATSPEKVAEIAEWTKSWDYREKNLAREAITVNPAKACQPLGAVMVGLGFENTMPYVHGSHGCVAYFRTYFTRHFKEPTPCVSDSMSESAAVFGGLANMKDGLRNCNALYKPEMISVSTTCMAEVIGDDLNAFVIGARADAEGDLDNTLITHAHTPSFVGSHITGYDNMMKSTLEQLSEGVERVVDAERINIIPGFEPYLGSLKEIKKISKMFGDKIIMIGDHEEQWDTGAGEYKLYAGGTKIADAKTAINAKATISLQKYSSILTAKTIKNKWKQTFATCNPIGLSGTDGFVMKLAELTGKEVPEELKQQRAKFVDAMQDSYPYMHGKKIAIWGDPDFLLGMVSFLVEMGSVPTHIVCNNAPRKGWEEDMKAILAKSSRAAECNIWGGKDLWHLRSLLFTEPVDFMIGNVYGKELYRDTKIPLIRIGFPIFDRHHLHRYSISGYEGGLNLLTWITNAILDQLDEETKDIAKTDYFFDSVR comes from the coding sequence ATGCAAGATTTAGATAATATAGTAAACGGACAAAAACTTTTTTTAAAGCCTGAATACCAAGAAGTTTTAAAAAATAAAAAACAATTTGAGAGTTCTACAGGTGCTACTTCACCTGAGAAAGTTGCAGAAATTGCAGAATGGACAAAATCTTGGGATTATAGAGAAAAAAATTTAGCAAGAGAAGCTATTACAGTTAACCCTGCAAAAGCTTGTCAACCTTTAGGTGCTGTAATGGTTGGTTTAGGTTTTGAAAACACTATGCCTTATGTTCATGGCTCGCATGGATGTGTTGCATATTTTAGAACTTATTTCACTAGACACTTTAAAGAACCAACTCCTTGTGTTTCTGATTCAATGTCAGAATCAGCAGCGGTATTTGGTGGACTTGCTAATATGAAAGATGGTTTAAGAAACTGTAATGCTTTATATAAACCTGAAATGATTTCTGTAAGTACAACTTGTATGGCAGAAGTTATCGGAGATGATTTAAATGCATTCGTTATTGGTGCAAGAGCTGATGCTGAGGGTGATTTAGATAATACTCTTATTACTCATGCTCATACTCCTTCATTTGTTGGATCACATATTACAGGTTATGACAATATGATGAAATCAACTTTAGAGCAATTATCTGAAGGTGTTGAAAGAGTAGTTGATGCTGAAAGAATTAATATAATTCCTGGATTTGAACCATATTTGGGATCATTAAAAGAAATTAAAAAAATCTCTAAAATGTTTGGTGATAAAATCATCATGATTGGTGACCATGAAGAGCAATGGGACACAGGAGCTGGAGAATATAAATTATATGCTGGTGGAACAAAAATAGCTGATGCAAAAACAGCAATTAACGCAAAAGCGACTATAAGTTTACAAAAATATTCTTCAATTTTAACAGCTAAAACTATTAAAAATAAATGGAAACAAACTTTTGCAACTTGTAATCCAATTGGATTAAGTGGAACAGATGGTTTTGTTATGAAATTAGCAGAATTAACTGGAAAAGAAGTTCCTGAAGAATTAAAACAACAAAGAGCAAAATTTGTTGATGCAATGCAAGATTCTTATCCATATATGCATGGTAAAAAGATTGCAATCTGGGGAGATCCTGACTTCTTATTAGGAATGGTTTCATTCTTAGTAGAAATGGGTTCAGTTCCAACTCACATTGTGTGTAATAATGCACCAAGAAAAGGTTGGGAAGAAGATATGAAAGCTATCTTAGCTAAATCTTCTAGAGCTGCTGAATGTAATATTTGGGGTGGAAAAGATTTATGGCATTTAAGAAGTTTATTATTCACAGAACCAGTTGACTTTATGATTGGAAATGTTTACGGAAAAGAATTATATAGAGATACAAAAATACCTTTAATCAGAATTGGATTCCCAATTTTTGATAGACATCACTTACATAGATACTCTATTAGTGGTTATGAAGGTGGATTAAATCTATTAACTTGGATTACAAATGCTATCTTAGATCAATTAGATGAAGAGACTAAAGATATTGCAAAAACAGATTATTTCTTCGATTCAGTGAGATAA
- a CDS encoding TOBE domain-containing protein: MELSSNLTLEIFNQPFLLEKRIDLLIAVKRTGSISKAAKEVPMSYKAAWEAIESMNNLSTTPIVQRETGGVGGGGTTLTPYGENLIATFEILRNEQKKFLKNLSQITDINTGTLKTIRRLSMQISARNQISGTVELIEYGKINAEVFIKLKSGYTLVSVITKTAVNNLNLKLGDEVVAIFKSSTVLITTDISLNISARNKFQGTIDSVNQDEINTELIIDIGNSDKIASVITTGSFDRLKMKKGTQVSAIIKASDVIIGK, from the coding sequence GTGGAATTATCATCAAATTTAACTTTAGAGATTTTTAATCAACCTTTTTTATTAGAAAAAAGAATTGATTTATTAATTGCAGTTAAAAGAACAGGTTCAATTAGTAAAGCAGCCAAAGAAGTTCCTATGAGTTATAAAGCAGCATGGGAAGCCATTGAATCTATGAACAATCTGTCAACAACACCAATAGTTCAAAGAGAAACTGGCGGAGTTGGAGGCGGAGGAACAACACTTACACCTTATGGAGAAAATCTTATAGCAACTTTTGAAATTTTAAGAAATGAACAAAAGAAGTTTCTTAAGAATTTAAGTCAGATAACTGATATAAATACAGGAACATTAAAAACTATAAGGAGATTATCAATGCAAATAAGTGCAAGAAATCAGATAAGTGGAACAGTGGAATTAATTGAATATGGAAAAATAAATGCTGAAGTTTTTATAAAACTAAAAAGTGGTTACACACTTGTTTCAGTTATAACAAAAACAGCAGTGAATAATCTAAATTTAAAATTAGGAGATGAAGTTGTAGCTATTTTTAAATCAAGTACTGTATTAATCACAACTGATATTTCATTAAATATCAGTGCAAGGAATAAATTTCAAGGAACAATTGATTCTGTGAATCAAGATGAAATAAATACTGAATTAATTATTGACATTGGTAATAGTGACAAAATTGCTTCGGTTATAACGACAGGTTCTTTTGATAGATTAAAAATGAAAAAGGGTACGCAGGTGAGTGCTATTATAAAAGCCTCTGATGTAATAATTGGAAAATAA
- the nifH gene encoding nitrogenase iron protein gives MSALRQIAFYGKGGIGKSTTSQNTLAAMCHYYGQKILIVGCDPKADSTRLILHEKAQCTIMQLASEAGTVEDLELEDVCKPGAGEFHPDNNDITEGYINCTESGGPEPGVGCAGRGVITAINFLEEEGAYTDELDFVSYDVLGDVVCGGFAMPIREGKAQEIYIVMSGEMMAMYAANNISKGILKYANTGGVRLAGLICNARMTDKEYDLSKHLAMQIGTQLIHFVPRSNHVQRAELRRMTVVEFSPSHDQAMEYKELARKIIANDLKVIPEPLEMDDLENLLMEFGLEEEADLENVGKKAEEA, from the coding sequence ATGTCAGCATTAAGACAAATCGCGTTTTACGGAAAAGGTGGGATTGGTAAATCTACTACATCTCAAAATACTTTAGCGGCAATGTGCCACTACTATGGTCAAAAAATATTAATCGTTGGATGTGATCCTAAAGCGGATTCAACAAGATTAATTTTACATGAAAAAGCTCAATGTACAATTATGCAATTAGCTTCTGAAGCTGGAACAGTTGAAGATTTAGAATTAGAAGATGTATGTAAACCAGGTGCGGGAGAATTTCACCCTGATAATAATGACATAACTGAGGGTTATATCAATTGTACTGAATCAGGTGGTCCTGAGCCAGGTGTTGGTTGTGCAGGTAGAGGTGTTATTACAGCTATTAACTTCTTAGAAGAAGAGGGTGCTTATACAGATGAATTAGATTTCGTTTCTTATGACGTTCTTGGAGATGTTGTTTGTGGTGGATTTGCTATGCCAATTCGTGAAGGTAAAGCTCAAGAAATTTATATCGTAATGTCTGGTGAAATGATGGCTATGTATGCTGCTAATAACATTTCAAAAGGTATTTTAAAATATGCAAATACTGGTGGAGTTAGACTTGCTGGATTAATTTGTAACGCTAGAATGACAGATAAAGAATATGATTTATCAAAACACTTAGCAATGCAAATTGGTACTCAATTAATTCACTTCGTTCCAAGATCTAACCACGTTCAAAGAGCTGAGTTAAGAAGAATGACAGTTGTTGAATTCTCACCAAGTCATGACCAAGCTATGGAATATAAAGAATTAGCAAGAAAAATCATTGCTAATGACTTAAAAGTTATTCCTGAACCATTAGAAATGGATGATTTAGAAAACCTATTAATGGAATTCGGATTAGAAGAAGAAGCTGATTTAGAAAACGTTGGTAAAAAAGCTGAAGAAGCTTAA
- the ppk2 gene encoding polyphosphate kinase 2, translating to MKKKEYKKELYDLQVELVKFQKEVIEKDLQVCIIFEGRDTAGKDGVIKRFLQHLSPREVKTIALGIPTDKDKKSWYFQRYVPHLPSCQEIILFNRSWYNRAGVEKVMNFCTPKQLKSFFNEVSNFEQMLNHSGIIFFKYYLDISKDEQKKRLKDRKTNPLKQWKISPIDQKAEEYWNEYSKARDDMFIRTSYSYAPWYIVNADDKKEARLNVIKHFLSNMDYAKKEEKLLAFDRDIVCKFDPICYEKGLIKK from the coding sequence ATGAAAAAAAAAGAATACAAAAAAGAGTTATATGATTTGCAAGTTGAACTGGTTAAGTTCCAAAAAGAAGTAATTGAAAAAGATTTACAAGTTTGTATCATCTTTGAAGGTCGAGATACAGCTGGTAAAGATGGAGTTATAAAAAGATTTTTACAACATTTAAGCCCAAGAGAAGTAAAAACTATAGCTCTTGGAATACCCACAGATAAAGACAAAAAATCTTGGTATTTCCAAAGATATGTACCACATTTACCCTCTTGCCAAGAAATAATTTTATTTAATAGAAGCTGGTATAACAGAGCTGGTGTTGAAAAAGTAATGAATTTTTGTACGCCAAAACAGTTAAAATCTTTTTTTAATGAAGTAAGTAATTTTGAACAAATGTTAAATCATTCGGGAATTATATTTTTTAAATATTATCTTGATATTTCAAAAGATGAACAAAAGAAAAGATTAAAAGATAGAAAAACTAATCCTTTAAAACAATGGAAAATAAGCCCAATTGACCAAAAAGCAGAAGAGTATTGGAATGAATATTCAAAAGCTAGAGATGATATGTTTATCCGAACTTCTTATAGTTATGCTCCTTGGTATATTGTAAATGCTGATGATAAAAAAGAAGCTAGATTAAATGTAATAAAACATTTTTTATCAAATATGGATTATGCTAAAAAAGAGGAAAAACTTTTGGCTTTTGATAGGGATATTGTTTGTAAATTTGATCCAATTTGTTATGAGAAAGGATTAATTAAAAAATGA
- a CDS encoding MgtC/SapB family protein, with amino-acid sequence MILDPLLTHFILTMVYSFLIGLELRAYKLTFHPNDKEFFGTARTYTFVGILGFVLYKIEPINFSVYIVGFIGISLLFTLFYYKTLNEKKHSIVLYLVLMLVYSFGPLSNLFSFWFPSLLFVATIFLLNAKKKFLSFNMKINIYEFETLGKMILLSSVVLPLLPQDKLIPYLGISLYKIWLTVVVISAISYAGYIVQKYLFPSKGIFLTGLIGGTYSSTATTVVLSKKAQTLEKNHIITAAIIAATSMMYIRILAISAIFNIEVAKTILLPFLFFIVLTGITTYVYYKKASKVVGNFEIKDSNPLELGTAFIFAFLFVITMMITNFVIQNYGTSGLQFLSTIVGFTDIDPFILSLLTGKYTIEPSHIASAIIISAGSNNILKSIYTLWFGKDKTITSFVLLMILGVFTILVGFFL; translated from the coding sequence ATGATTTTAGACCCTTTATTAACACACTTTATTTTAACTATGGTATATAGTTTTTTAATAGGATTAGAATTAAGAGCTTATAAATTAACTTTCCATCCTAACGATAAAGAGTTCTTTGGAACAGCAAGAACTTACACTTTTGTAGGTATTTTAGGATTCGTTTTATATAAAATTGAACCTATTAATTTTTCTGTTTACATTGTTGGATTTATTGGGATTTCTTTACTTTTTACTCTGTTTTATTATAAAACATTAAATGAAAAAAAGCATAGTATAGTTTTATATTTGGTTTTAATGTTGGTTTATAGTTTTGGTCCTTTATCAAATCTTTTCTCTTTTTGGTTTCCCTCTTTACTTTTTGTAGCAACGATATTTCTATTAAATGCAAAGAAAAAGTTTTTAAGTTTTAATATGAAAATAAATATTTACGAATTTGAAACTTTAGGAAAAATGATTTTACTATCATCTGTTGTTCTACCTTTACTTCCACAGGATAAATTAATTCCATATTTAGGCATTTCTCTTTATAAAATCTGGTTAACTGTTGTTGTGATTTCTGCAATTTCTTATGCTGGATATATTGTTCAAAAATATCTATTTCCATCTAAAGGTATTTTTCTAACAGGTTTAATTGGAGGAACATACTCTTCAACAGCAACAACTGTTGTTTTATCAAAAAAAGCTCAAACTTTAGAAAAAAATCACATTATAACTGCTGCAATTATTGCTGCAACTTCTATGATGTACATAAGAATTCTTGCAATTTCTGCTATTTTCAATATTGAAGTTGCAAAAACAATTTTGTTACCATTTTTGTTTTTCATTGTTTTAACGGGAATTACGACCTATGTTTATTATAAAAAAGCATCAAAAGTTGTAGGTAATTTTGAGATAAAAGATTCAAATCCACTTGAATTAGGAACAGCATTTATTTTTGCATTTTTGTTTGTTATTACAATGATGATTACAAATTTTGTTATTCAGAATTATGGAACAAGTGGTTTACAGTTTTTATCGACGATTGTAGGTTTTACAGATATTGATCCATTTATTTTATCTCTTCTAACAGGTAAATACACAATTGAACCTTCACATATTGCATCTGCAATTATCATATCAGCAGGAAGCAATAACATATTAAAATCAATTTATACTTTGTGGTTTGGAAAAGATAAAACAATTACAAGTTTTGTTTTACTTATGATTTTAGGTGTTTTTACAATTTTAGTAGGATTTTTTCTTTAA
- the nifD gene encoding nitrogenase molybdenum-iron protein alpha chain, protein MGPETLESLQKEAIAEVLEAYPEKAKKSRAKHLGVDSPETGKGSCDTTRSNKQTVPGVMSQRGCAYAGSKGVVWGPIKDMIHISHGPIGCGQYSRGGRRNYYIGTTGVDTFVTMNFSTDFNEKDIVFGGDKKLKKALQEIDELFPLNNGISVQSECPIGLIGDDIHAVAKMHKKETGHQTIAVSCEGFRGVSQSLGHHIANDMIRDYIMPDTSYRKDFESTPYDVSIIGDYNIGGDAWSTRIILEEMGLRVIAQWSGDATYKELAIAPQSKLNLLHCYRSMNYIARHMEQEFNVPWMEYNFFGPTKTTESLRKIASFFDETIQAKTEAVIAKYTAMTDAVIAKYRPMLEGKKVMLYVGGLRPRHVIGAYEDLGMEVIGTGYEFGHGDDYKRTKDEIERSTLIYDDANEYELEAFVKKLRPDLVAAGVKEKYVFQKMGLPFRQMHSWDYSGPYHGYDAFAIFAKDMDLAINSPVWNHTKAPWEKEA, encoded by the coding sequence ATGGGACCAGAAACATTAGAAAGTCTTCAAAAAGAAGCGATTGCTGAAGTATTAGAAGCATATCCAGAAAAAGCTAAAAAAAGTAGAGCAAAACATTTAGGTGTAGATTCACCTGAAACAGGAAAAGGTTCTTGTGATACAACAAGAAGTAACAAACAAACAGTACCAGGTGTAATGTCACAAAGAGGTTGTGCATATGCGGGTTCAAAAGGGGTTGTTTGGGGACCAATTAAAGATATGATTCATATCTCTCATGGACCAATTGGATGTGGACAATATTCAAGAGGTGGAAGAAGAAATTATTATATAGGAACAACAGGTGTTGACACTTTCGTTACTATGAACTTTTCTACAGATTTTAATGAGAAAGATATCGTATTTGGTGGAGATAAAAAACTTAAAAAAGCACTTCAAGAAATTGATGAATTATTCCCATTAAATAATGGAATTTCAGTTCAATCAGAGTGTCCAATTGGATTAATTGGGGACGATATTCACGCAGTTGCTAAAATGCATAAAAAAGAAACAGGTCATCAAACGATTGCAGTTTCATGTGAAGGATTTAGAGGAGTTTCTCAATCACTTGGTCACCACATTGCAAACGATATGATTAGAGATTATATCATGCCAGATACTTCTTATAGAAAAGATTTCGAATCAACTCCTTATGATGTATCAATTATTGGGGATTATAACATCGGTGGAGATGCTTGGTCAACAAGAATTATTTTAGAAGAAATGGGTTTAAGAGTTATTGCTCAATGGTCTGGGGATGCTACTTATAAAGAGTTAGCTATTGCTCCTCAATCAAAATTAAATTTATTACATTGCTATAGATCAATGAACTATATTGCTAGACATATGGAACAAGAGTTCAATGTGCCTTGGATGGAATATAACTTCTTTGGACCTACAAAAACAACTGAGAGTTTGCGAAAAATTGCTTCATTCTTTGATGAAACAATTCAAGCAAAAACTGAAGCTGTTATTGCTAAATATACTGCTATGACTGATGCTGTTATTGCAAAATACAGACCAATGTTAGAGGGTAAAAAAGTTATGCTTTATGTTGGTGGATTAAGACCAAGACACGTTATTGGAGCTTATGAAGATTTAGGAATGGAAGTAATCGGAACAGGTTATGAATTCGGACATGGGGATGATTATAAAAGAACTAAAGACGAGATTGAAAGATCTACTTTAATTTATGATGATGCTAATGAGTATGAATTAGAAGCGTTCGTTAAAAAATTAAGACCAGACTTAGTTGCAGCAGGGGTAAAAGAGAAATATGTATTCCAAAAAATGGGATTACCATTTAGACAAATGCACTCATGGGATTATAGTGGTCCTTATCATGGATATGACGCTTTTGCAATTTTCGCAAAAGATATGGATTTAGCAATAAATTCGCCAGTATGGAACCACACAAAAGCTCCATGGGAAAAAGAAGCGTAA